The Hyalangium gracile genomic sequence TCAGCTCATCGCTCTCGAAGACGACGGAGGCGTCCGCCGCGGGCTCTCCCCACGAGTTCAGGACGAGGCCTCGCGTCTCCACTCCCGAGTCCGGAAGCGTGAGCCGCACCTGGGAGACCTTTCCCGCCCGGACGGTGACGGTGCGCCCCGGAGCCTCGTCGAACAGGTCGACATAGCTCGCCGAGAGCCGATAGGTCCCCGGCAGGAGCTTCAAGGAGAACCGGCCCGAGTCGTCCGGAAAGGCCATCTCGGGGTTCGAATGCTCGCCGAGCGTGGCGATGACCATGGACTGATGGCGCGGGGGACCACCGCCGGGGCGCTGAGCCACTCCCCGCACCTCTCCGCGAGCCACCGGGAAGGCGAAGTCCGCGCGAGCCACCTCTCCCTCTCGGAGGGTGAGCTCGCGGGAGAACGACGGGGTTCCGATGGCATGCCGGGCTTCGAGCCGATAGCTCCCCGGCGGCAGCATCTTGAAGAGGTAGTGGCCCTTCTCGTCCGAGGTGCGCCCCAGCCACTGCGGCTCGAGCTCGGACCTGCCCAGCGGCACCGCCTGGACATGCACCTCCTCCAAGGGTCGGCCCAGGGCGTCCGTCATGTTCCCCTCCAGCGTGGCCCACCGCTCCAGCGCGAACTCCACCGTGAGCCGCTGGCCCGGCTCGACGAGCAGCTCTCCGCGAGTGAGCTCGGGCTGCCCGGGCCGGCTCAAGCGGAGCGAGTACCTGCCAGGCAGCAAGCCCTCCAGGAGGAAGCCACCGCTGGCGTCCAGCCGGGACCTGTGGCGCCAGCCCGAGTCAGCGTGGTGCGCCTCGACGAGTGCGTCGACGAGGGGCTCCTGGCTGGAGCGCAGGAAGGCCTTCCCGGACAGGCTCCCCGCGGGCCGCACCCGGATGAGGAGCCCACGGGCCCGGCCGCCTCGGGCGACCGTCACCTTGCCCTCGTACAGCCCCGCCACCCCGGAGGCCTTCGCGCCGAGACTGTAGGCGCCCGAGTCGACGTCGACGCAGAAGCGCCCCTGGGCATCCGTCCGAGGCAGAGGGTCCGCCGCGAGGCCACCGAGATGGCGCGTCCAGAGCTCGGCTCCGGGGACGGGGGCGCCGGCGCTGTCGACGACCTGTCCCTCCAGGCGTCCGGTGCGCTCGAGCTCGAGGGTCAGGTGCTCGGGTCTGGGGACCTGGACCGAGGTGTACTTCCTCGAGTGTCCTGGCGCGCTGACGATGAGCCCATAGAGCCGCGGAGACAGCTCGCCCACCTGAAAGGCACCCTGCGCGTCGCTGCTCACCGACGCCTCGGCGACGCTCTCGACATTGACGATGAAGCGCCCCTCGTTGGCGACGAACGTCAGCTCGGCTCCGGCGATCGGCTGCCCCGAGTCCTTGTCCAGGACGTGCCCGCTCAGGACAGGGCCGCGCCGCGGCCTGGAGTCCACGGGCGAGGCGAGCAGCGCCGCCGGGCTGGCGAGCAGGAGCCCGACGAGAAAGAGCCGGAGCCGCCTGGACACGGCGCTCAAGGCGAGGGCACGCCTTCCTTCCTGGCACTGAAGTTCAGCACGTGGACGGCGTTGAAGAGGCCGAACTCCACCTCACGCTGGTAGCTCACCTCGATGCGCACATCGTCGGTGATCTTGCTGCGCTCGATTTCGATCTGCTCGTCCGTCAGCCCCAGCCCCGGGACGACATGCTCCACGCCCCAGCTGTCCGTCTCCACATGGGTGCCCATCCGGCCGGTACGCGAGCGGATCTCCGCGCGGAGCTGCCCGTCATTGCCCGTCTGGGCCGCGAGGTTGAAGGCGGCGTCCACCGCCTCCACCACGTCCATGTGGTCCACGTAGAAGGGCACGACCTTCACCGCGACATAGAGGGCCGCGATGACGGCCACCGCGACCACGAGGGAGAACAGGTTCTTGACTGCTTTTGGCACGGTGCCCCGCCTCACGATGGCCCGCGAAGCGGGTTCAACCCTCCGCGTCGCCGGGCCTGCCCCCCATTCTAGCGCAATCAGAAGGAGATGAACTGCCCTCGGATGCGCCGGTTGTCCGTGGTCGTGCTCGGCTCCGCGTCATGGCGGGAGAAGACCAGGAAGGACTGCTGGCCGCCGCCCGACGCCAGCGCCACATGAGGCTCCGTCTCACGAACGTTGTAGGACACCGAGAAACCATTCGGTGTGACGACCGTGCCCGTGCTCGTCACCTGGGTGGCGAAGACGTCCCAGAAGCTGTCCCAGCGGTAGTCCGGCCAGGCGGCCACGTAGTTCGTGCCGTCGTAGGCGACCTTGGGCACGTACTGCTGCACGGGATCCGTGCACAGCGCGAGCCCTGCCGCGTCCAGGAGCGCGCCCCCACCGGAGACACGCGCTCCGTAGATGTCGTGGTTGCTGCCCGAGCGGTAGTCCGCCCACGCCACGAAGTAGTCCGTCCCATTCGAGGCGACGTCCGGCTCGTACTGCTCCCGCACCGCGGTGGAGATGGCGATGGCACTGGTATCCAGCACCGCGCCCGCGGTCGACACCCGCCTGCCCAGGACATCCCAGCTCGTGGTGCCCTGGCTCTCGGCCCAGACGACGAGGTAGTTGCTCCCGTTCGAGGCCACCCGCGGCGTGTAGTGGTCCGCGGAGCTGGTGGCGATGGCGATGCCGCTGGTATCCAGCACCGCGCCCGCGCTCGTCACCCGAGCGCCGTGGACGTTGGCCGGGCCGCCCACGTCCTTGCGCCACACCACGAAGTAGTCCGTCCCGTTGGAGGCGATGTCCGGCGCGTTCTGGAAGGCGGGATCCGTCGAGATGGAGATCCCGCTCGGATCCACGACGGCGCTGGAGCTGGCCCCGGAGCCGAGGACCCGCGCACCGTAGATGTCCCAGTTGATGTTGCGGAAGTCCCTCCACGTGACGAAGTAGTCCGTCCCGTTGGAGGCCACCGCCGGCGTGCCTCGCTCCCGGTCAGCCAGCCCGATCACCAGCGGAGGGACGTCGATCGCTCCGCCCTCACGCGTCACCCGCGCGCCGTAGATGGCCGAGGAGGCGCCCGCGATGTCCGTCCAGACGACCAGGTAGTTGTTCCCATTGGAGGCGATGTCCGGCTCCACCTGGTACAGCGGGGGCCAGAAGTACTCCAGCACGGGGAAGTTACCGGCGTCGGAGATCCCTCCGGACGAGGTGACCCAGACGCCGTAGAGCTCCTTCTCTCTCGTCGTATCCCCATAGCCCTCCCAGACGGCGAGATAGCCCGAGCCGGCCGGCGCCAGGTCTGCGTACCTGAAGGCGCCTCCGAGCGATGAGAGCTCGAGCGCGGGAACATCCAGCACCGCGCTCGAGCCGGACGCCGAGGCGGAGATGCGGCTCCCCTTGATCTGGAACCGCGAGACCGAGGTGTCCCACGAAGACCAGGCCACGAAGTAGTCCGAGCCGTTCGAGCTCGCGACCGGATCCCTCTCCTCCTGGGTGGACGTCGCCGTGATGGCGAGGCCAGTAGCATCCACCACGGTACCGGAGCTCGTCACGCGTGCCCCATAGACATCCAAGCTCACACCGCTGCGGAAGTCCAACCAGGTGACCAGGAAGTCCGTTCCATTGGAGGCGACGGTGGCGTGATGCTGGGCCTGGTTCTGGGAAAAGCTGCTCGACAGCGCGAAGCCCGTTCCATCCAACACCGCGCCCGCGCTCGACACTCGCGTGGCATACACACGCGAGGAGCCACTCCGCTCGTCCTGCCAGGCCACGAGATAGTCGGTGCCATTCGAGGCCACCGAGGGGGCTGTCTCGATGTAGGCCGGATCCGTCGCGATGGAGATCTCCCCAGAGCCCAGCGGTACCCCCATGCTCGACACCCGCCTGGCAAAGACGTCCCCCTCGACCTGGAGATTGGAACCCCGGGCCCACACCACGAGGTAGTCCGTCCCGTTGGAGGCCACATCGGTCCAGATGTCCTGACCCGAGGGCGCGCCGAGGGGAACCCCTCCTGGATTGGACACGGCACCGGAGGCCGTGACCCTCGTCCCCCGCACCGTCCAGTTGTAGAAGCTCTGCTCCCAGGCCACGTAGAAGTCCGTCCCGTTGGAAGCCACGACGGGATTCGTCTTGTTACCGGGTCCATTGCTCACGACGAAGCCCGAGGGATCGAGGACGGCTCCCGTGCTCGAGACGCGCGTCCCGTAGAGCCGGACCAGCGCCCCGCGCGAGTCCCGCCAGACGAGGAGGTAGTTCGTCCCGTTGAAGGCCAGCGAGGGATGGGTCCGATGGAAGTTGTCTTCGTACGCCAGCCG encodes the following:
- a CDS encoding carboxypeptidase regulatory-like domain-containing protein; this translates as MSRRLRLFLVGLLLASPAALLASPVDSRPRRGPVLSGHVLDKDSGQPIAGAELTFVANEGRFIVNVESVAEASVSSDAQGAFQVGELSPRLYGLIVSAPGHSRKYTSVQVPRPEHLTLELERTGRLEGQVVDSAGAPVPGAELWTRHLGGLAADPLPRTDAQGRFCVDVDSGAYSLGAKASGVAGLYEGKVTVARGGRARGLLIRVRPAGSLSGKAFLRSSQEPLVDALVEAHHADSGWRHRSRLDASGGFLLEGLLPGRYSLRLSRPGQPELTRGELLVEPGQRLTVEFALERWATLEGNMTDALGRPLEEVHVQAVPLGRSELEPQWLGRTSDEKGHYLFKMLPPGSYRLEARHAIGTPSFSRELTLREGEVARADFAFPVARGEVRGVAQRPGGGPPRHQSMVIATLGEHSNPEMAFPDDSGRFSLKLLPGTYRLSASYVDLFDEAPGRTVTVRAGKVSQVRLTLPDSGVETRGLVLNSWGEPAADASVVFESDELTLRESTDPRGRFLLKASRKKTGLIGTLRVECDEETAELRGVRLGSTGTVVRLVKAAAL
- a CDS encoding RHS repeat domain-containing protein, translated to MSAVRLRQNNLLMVLVVLGASGIACKAKESPPGEASKPQLSEGGTAEVPFDVNAIIRQAHFSYRPEQGGWEGGHSSYEVRATPRGHTLTPVHTRWSSELEEPEQPGASLAARPPPTVEVKTGTPIVLRTARVSRGQQRLSVEAPRGLVEKDGHLAFAHGSVVEHLRNNEQGVEQSWSFEAPPAGEGELRVDIPVEGLAYKGSSERGLHFADARTGSGVWYGHGTWVDAEGRRTPVRAEYANGQIQLRVPSEVLAASAYPAVLDPLVSTEMIIDGRLAYEDNFHRTHPSLAFNGTNYLLVWRDSRGALVRLYGTRVSSTGAVLDPSGFVVSNGPGNKTNPVVASNGTDFYVAWEQSFYNWTVRGTRVTASGAVSNPGGVPLGAPSGQDIWTDVASNGTDYLVVWARGSNLQVEGDVFARRVSSMGVPLGSGEISIATDPAYIETAPSVASNGTDYLVAWQDERSGSSRVYATRVSSAGAVLDGTGFALSSSFSQNQAQHHATVASNGTDFLVTWLDFRSGVSLDVYGARVTSSGTVVDATGLAITATSTQEERDPVASSNGSDYFVAWSSWDTSVSRFQIKGSRISASASGSSAVLDVPALELSSLGGAFRYADLAPAGSGYLAVWEGYGDTTREKELYGVWVTSSGGISDAGNFPVLEYFWPPLYQVEPDIASNGNNYLVVWTDIAGASSAIYGARVTREGGAIDVPPLVIGLADRERGTPAVASNGTDYFVTWRDFRNINWDIYGARVLGSGASSSAVVDPSGISISTDPAFQNAPDIASNGTDYFVVWRKDVGGPANVHGARVTSAGAVLDTSGIAIATSSADHYTPRVASNGSNYLVVWAESQGTTSWDVLGRRVSTAGAVLDTSAIAISTAVREQYEPDVASNGTDYFVAWADYRSGSNHDIYGARVSGGGALLDAAGLALCTDPVQQYVPKVAYDGTNYVAAWPDYRWDSFWDVFATQVTSTGTVVTPNGFSVSYNVRETEPHVALASGGGQQSFLVFSRHDAEPSTTTDNRRIRGQFISF